A single Pantoea rwandensis DNA region contains:
- the prfB gene encoding peptide chain release factor 2 (programmed frameshift), protein MFEINPVKNRIQDLTERSDVLRGYLDYDAKKERLEEVNAELEQPDVWNEPERAQALGKERASLEAVVETLDHMRQGLEDVQGLLDLAVEADDEETFNEAVIELDGLEAKLGELEFRRMFSGEYDSADCYMDIQAGSGGTEAQDWASMLLRMYLRWAEAKGYKTEIIEESDGEVAGTKSATIKIIGDYAFGWLRTETGVHRLVRKSPFDSGGRRHTSFSSVFIYPEVDDNIDIDINPADLRIDVYRASGAGGQHVNKTESAVRITHLPTNIVVQCQNDRSQHKNKDQAFKQLRAKLYEYEMQKKNADKQAAEDNKSDIGWGSQIRSYVLDDSRIKDLRTGVETRNTQAVLDGDIDRFIEASLKAGL, encoded by the exons ATGTTTGAAATTAATCCGGTCAAAAATCGTATTCAAGACCTCACTGAGCGCAGCGACGTTCTTAGGGGGTATCTT GACTATGATGCCAAGAAAGAACGCCTCGAAGAAGTAAACGCCGAGCTGGAACAGCCTGACGTCTGGAACGAACCTGAACGCGCGCAGGCGCTGGGTAAAGAACGCGCTTCGCTGGAAGCGGTAGTAGAAACCTTAGATCACATGCGTCAGGGCCTGGAAGATGTGCAGGGCTTGCTGGATCTGGCGGTGGAAGCCGATGACGAAGAGACCTTCAACGAAGCCGTTATCGAACTGGATGGTTTAGAAGCCAAGCTGGGCGAACTCGAATTCCGCCGCATGTTCTCAGGCGAGTATGACAGCGCCGACTGCTACATGGATATTCAGGCCGGTTCTGGCGGCACCGAAGCGCAAGACTGGGCCAGCATGCTGCTGCGCATGTATCTGCGCTGGGCGGAAGCCAAAGGGTATAAAACCGAAATTATCGAAGAGTCAGACGGTGAAGTGGCCGGGACCAAATCCGCCACCATTAAAATCATCGGTGACTACGCGTTTGGCTGGCTGCGTACCGAAACCGGCGTCCATCGCCTGGTGCGTAAGAGCCCATTTGACTCCGGCGGCCGTCGTCATACCTCCTTCAGTTCGGTGTTTATCTACCCGGAAGTGGATGACAACATCGATATCGACATCAATCCGGCCGATCTGCGTATCGACGTTTACCGTGCCTCGGGTGCGGGTGGTCAGCACGTTAACAAAACCGAGTCTGCAGTGCGTATTACCCACTTGCCGACCAACATTGTGGTGCAGTGCCAGAATGACCGTTCACAGCACAAGAACAAAGATCAAGCTTTCAAGCAGTTGCGTGCGAAGCTGTACGAATATGAGATGCAGAAGAAAAACGCTGACAAGCAGGCCGCGGAAGACAACAAGTCCGATATCGGCTGGGGCAGTCAGATTCGCTCATACGTACTCGACGATTCGCGTATCAAAGATCTGCGCACCGGCGTAGAGACGCGCAACACCCAGGCGGTGCTGGATGGCGACATCGACCGCTTCATTGAAGCAAGTTTAAAAGCAGGGTTATAA
- a CDS encoding urea carboxylase-associated family protein, whose protein sequence is MLLMRESYEEIAERTLAQAVTVEPGSVGSIKVLRGQLLRITAQADGAVASLFGFSLADPAVWLSVHHTRVFSNSYLLGSGMRLVNNRRRPMMVLGKDSVKRHDLLLPASTRTFLAEKGYQGEGCLEAVSGELARLGRVVPKLPDPINLFMHVKLTRAGDILPEPNLTKAGDSITCRVVMDTLFIVSACNTGIEGNDQPAPLLLSVAENLHDLNAE, encoded by the coding sequence ATGCTGTTAATGCGTGAAAGTTATGAAGAGATCGCTGAGCGCACGCTGGCACAAGCGGTCACGGTTGAACCGGGCAGCGTTGGGTCGATAAAGGTGCTGCGCGGCCAGTTGCTGCGCATCACGGCTCAAGCCGACGGCGCGGTGGCTTCTCTGTTTGGCTTCAGCCTTGCCGATCCGGCGGTGTGGTTGTCCGTGCATCACACTCGCGTGTTCAGCAACAGCTATCTGCTCGGCTCGGGCATGCGTCTGGTCAACAACCGCCGCCGCCCAATGATGGTATTAGGCAAAGACAGCGTGAAGCGCCATGACCTGCTGCTGCCAGCCTCCACCCGCACATTCCTGGCGGAAAAGGGTTATCAGGGCGAAGGTTGCCTGGAAGCGGTGAGCGGCGAGCTGGCGCGATTGGGCAGGGTGGTGCCGAAGCTACCAGACCCGATTAACCTGTTTATGCACGTCAAATTGACACGTGCGGGCGACATCCTGCCAGAGCCGAACCTGACTAAAGCCGGCGACAGCATTACCTGTCGCGTGGTGATGGACACCCTGTTCATCGTCTCGGCCTGCAACACCGGCATTGAGGGCAACGATCAACCCGCACCGCTGCTGCTGTCTGTAGCGGAAAACCTGCACGACCTTAACGCGGAGTAA
- a CDS encoding DUF1989 domain-containing protein — translation MCQCNLTVPAGHGKTFRVRKGQFITVIDSEGQQAADFVAVNADDLNEKLSPVHTRQHLRSLFFKPGDALWSSENRPMLRILADSIGIHDANVPACDRTRFSVDFGVEGHRNCVDNLLEGMKAFGVTYFSLPEPFNLFQNGPVTADGRMEVTDPNSKAGDSITFEALCDLICSVSSCPQDIIPGNGLQVTPIDIVVSDEFHAEEMNHAVNA, via the coding sequence ATGTGCCAGTGCAATCTGACTGTGCCTGCGGGCCATGGCAAAACCTTCCGCGTGCGTAAGGGCCAGTTTATTACCGTGATTGACAGTGAAGGGCAGCAGGCGGCGGATTTCGTCGCCGTCAACGCCGATGATTTAAATGAAAAGCTGTCGCCGGTGCATACCCGCCAGCACTTGCGTTCGTTGTTCTTCAAACCCGGCGATGCGCTGTGGTCGAGTGAAAACCGCCCGATGCTGCGTATTCTGGCGGACAGCATCGGCATCCACGATGCTAACGTGCCAGCCTGCGATCGCACACGCTTCAGCGTCGATTTCGGTGTCGAAGGCCATCGCAACTGCGTCGATAACCTGCTGGAAGGCATGAAGGCCTTTGGCGTGACGTATTTCTCGTTACCTGAGCCGTTCAACCTGTTCCAGAACGGCCCGGTGACCGCCGATGGCCGGATGGAAGTCACCGATCCCAACAGCAAGGCAGGCGACAGCATTACTTTTGAAGCGCTGTGCGATCTGATTTGTTCGGTGTCGTCCTGCCCGCAGGACATCATTCCCGGCAACGGTTTGCAGGTCACGCCGATTGATATCGTGGTGAGTGACGAATTTCACGCAGAGGAGATGAATCATGCTGTTAATGCGTGA
- a CDS encoding fimbrial biogenesis chaperone: MNRYRFCCLILGSFSFLLLSNTAFGALLGDKGGISFNHTRVIYNASDKLQTLTVKNRSDKAWLIQSLVVTSSQDNKPAPFLITPPLYRLEAGTEQTLRILSQGIALAEDKESVFYLSIQAIPASQQQSAAVQQTAVSMRFNLKMFYRPADVGEPSVNASCLLRFSQNNRQIRVENPSRWHVTLRTLTFDGKPHNLDAQPMMLAPHSVQLIAGSGNHVRWQAVNDFGSLHPVCQSAIRPSTES; encoded by the coding sequence GTGAACCGATACCGTTTTTGCTGCCTGATTTTGGGATCGTTCAGCTTTCTGCTGCTGAGCAACACTGCCTTTGGCGCGCTGCTGGGTGATAAGGGAGGCATTAGTTTCAACCACACCCGGGTCATTTATAACGCGAGCGATAAGTTACAAACGCTGACGGTGAAGAACCGCAGCGATAAAGCATGGTTGATTCAAAGCCTGGTCGTCACATCAAGCCAGGATAACAAGCCAGCACCGTTCCTCATCACGCCGCCGTTATACCGTCTGGAAGCAGGTACGGAACAGACGTTACGCATTCTCTCGCAGGGCATCGCGTTAGCCGAAGATAAAGAGTCGGTGTTTTATCTCTCCATCCAGGCCATACCCGCCAGTCAGCAGCAGAGTGCTGCTGTACAGCAAACGGCCGTGAGCATGCGTTTTAATTTGAAGATGTTTTACCGCCCCGCGGATGTGGGTGAACCATCGGTCAACGCCAGTTGCCTGTTGCGCTTCAGCCAGAACAACCGCCAGATTCGGGTTGAAAACCCCTCGCGCTGGCATGTCACGCTGCGCACGCTCACATTCGATGGGAAACCGCACAATCTGGATGCACAGCCGATGATGTTGGCACCACACAGTGTTCAGCTCATTGCTGGCAGTGGTAATCACGTGCGCTGGCAGGCGGTAAACGATTTCGGCAGCTTACATCCCGTTTGTCAGTCAGCGATTAGACCTTCCACGGAGTCATGA
- a CDS encoding DUF1989 domain-containing protein, with translation MSAEYQHREAITIPARYGKAVRLKKGEAVQVINLHGTQVVDCWAYNAEDVTEYMCMEATRVWNQRLNPKVGDSFITSQRHPILTLVADTSPGVHDSFMAACDARRYELLGCTEYHRNCHDNLFEGMRELGVELPHGNLASLNIFMNIQVQPDGITLKTLPVVTKPGDYIVLRAEMDCFVAFSACPQDIVSIQGQGDNTPRDAELRILTAGFPQVQLKGAWVPA, from the coding sequence ATGTCGGCTGAATATCAGCATCGTGAAGCGATAACCATACCCGCGCGCTACGGCAAAGCGGTGCGATTGAAGAAAGGGGAAGCAGTGCAGGTGATCAATCTGCACGGTACGCAAGTGGTGGATTGCTGGGCGTACAACGCCGAAGACGTCACTGAATATATGTGTATGGAAGCGACGCGTGTGTGGAACCAGCGTCTCAATCCCAAAGTCGGTGACAGCTTTATCACCAGCCAGCGCCACCCGATTTTAACGCTGGTGGCGGATACCTCACCGGGCGTGCATGACTCCTTCATGGCGGCCTGCGATGCGCGTCGTTATGAGTTGCTGGGCTGCACCGAGTATCACCGCAACTGCCACGATAATCTGTTCGAAGGTATGCGTGAGTTAGGTGTCGAGCTGCCGCACGGCAATCTGGCGTCATTGAATATTTTTATGAATATTCAGGTGCAGCCGGACGGTATTACCCTGAAAACATTGCCGGTGGTGACCAAGCCGGGTGATTACATTGTGCTGCGCGCTGAGATGGATTGCTTCGTGGCATTCTCGGCCTGCCCGCAGGATATCGTCAGCATTCAGGGGCAAGGCGACAACACTCCGCGCGATGCCGAGTTGCGTATTCTGACTGCCGGTTTCCCGCAGGTGCAGTTAAAAGGGGCTTGGGTGCCAGCGTAA
- a CDS encoding fimbrial protein: MPLVKHCRKSRACVLLLAAAALNLTPSDADTLLLNFTAFLVNGTCEFNLDKSHMNLGTTLATEMAAHTLVNPQPFELEIKNCTIAGVSNPIIRISGQGEMLDKWVFRNSSSTAQNIGVMLVNSAVPPTYASRALSPSDDISLTETGGNIDNQKLPFYAGLTCGDATQCANARGGQVVASVTFTLDFL, translated from the coding sequence ATGCCTTTAGTCAAACACTGCCGTAAGTCGCGAGCCTGTGTCTTGCTACTGGCGGCTGCAGCGCTGAATCTCACCCCCTCGGACGCCGATACCCTGTTGCTGAATTTCACGGCTTTCCTGGTGAACGGCACCTGCGAGTTTAACCTGGACAAATCACATATGAACCTGGGTACCACGTTGGCTACGGAGATGGCGGCACACACCCTGGTGAATCCACAGCCGTTCGAATTAGAGATAAAAAACTGCACTATCGCGGGTGTCAGTAACCCGATTATCAGAATCAGCGGTCAGGGTGAAATGCTGGATAAATGGGTGTTTCGCAATTCGTCCTCTACGGCGCAAAACATCGGGGTGATGCTGGTTAACAGTGCAGTACCACCCACTTATGCCAGCAGGGCACTCAGCCCGAGTGATGACATCTCGTTGACGGAAACCGGCGGAAATATTGATAACCAAAAACTCCCGTTTTATGCCGGACTGACTTGTGGTGATGCCACCCAGTGCGCTAACGCCAGAGGTGGACAAGTGGTCGCTAGCGTCACTTTCACCCTTGATTTTCTTTGA
- the lysS gene encoding lysine--tRNA ligase: MSEQQPQSADAALELNNELKARREKLSALREKGIAFPNDFRRDTTSDVLHASYDAKENEELEALGVEVSVAGRMMTRRIMGKASFATLQDVGGQIQIYVSRDDLPEGVYNEQFKKWDLGDILGARGKLFKTKTGELSIHITELRLLTKALRPLPDKFHGLADQETRYRQRYLDLISNDESRNTFKVRSKIMAGIRQFMVNRDFMEVETPMMQVIPGGASARPFITHHNALDIDMYLRIAPELYLKRLVVGGFDRVFEINRNFRNEGISPRHNPEFTMMELYMAYADYKDLIELTESLFRTLAQDVLGTTEVPYGDHSFDFGKPFEKLTMREAIKKYRPETDLNDLEDFDKAVAIAKSLHIKVEKSWGLGRVVTEIFEETAEAHLIQPTFITEYPAEVSPLARRNDENPEITDRFEFFIGGREIGNGFSELNDAEDQAERFLQQVNAKDAGDDEAMFYDEDYVTALEHGLPPTAGLGIGIDRMVMLFTNSHTIRDVILFPALRPSSK; encoded by the coding sequence ATGTCTGAACAACAACCGCAGAGCGCTGATGCCGCCCTTGAGTTAAACAACGAACTGAAAGCGCGTCGCGAAAAACTCAGCGCGCTGCGTGAAAAGGGCATCGCGTTTCCTAACGATTTCCGCCGCGATACCACGTCAGATGTGCTGCACGCCAGCTATGACGCCAAAGAGAACGAAGAGCTGGAAGCGCTCGGCGTTGAAGTGAGCGTGGCCGGCCGCATGATGACCCGCCGCATCATGGGTAAAGCCTCTTTTGCTACGCTGCAGGACGTTGGCGGCCAGATTCAGATCTACGTTTCACGTGACGATCTGCCAGAAGGCGTTTACAACGAGCAGTTCAAAAAGTGGGATCTCGGCGATATCCTTGGCGCGCGCGGTAAGTTGTTCAAGACCAAAACCGGTGAGCTGTCGATCCACATCACTGAACTGCGTCTGCTGACCAAAGCGCTGCGTCCGCTGCCGGATAAATTCCACGGCCTGGCCGACCAGGAAACCCGTTATCGTCAGCGTTATCTCGATCTGATCTCTAACGACGAATCACGTAACACCTTTAAAGTGCGCTCAAAAATCATGGCCGGCATCCGTCAGTTCATGGTGAATCGCGACTTTATGGAAGTGGAAACGCCGATGATGCAGGTGATCCCTGGCGGCGCGTCAGCCCGTCCGTTCATCACCCATCACAATGCGCTCGACATCGATATGTACCTGCGTATTGCACCGGAGCTGTATCTGAAGCGTCTGGTCGTCGGCGGCTTCGATCGCGTGTTCGAGATCAACCGTAACTTCCGTAACGAAGGTATTTCGCCACGTCATAACCCAGAGTTCACCATGATGGAACTCTATATGGCGTATGCGGATTACAAAGATCTGATCGAACTGACTGAAAGCCTGTTCCGCACCCTGGCGCAGGACGTGCTGGGCACCACGGAAGTGCCTTACGGTGACCACAGCTTCGATTTCGGCAAGCCATTTGAGAAGCTCACCATGCGTGAAGCGATCAAGAAATACCGTCCGGAAACCGACCTGAACGATCTGGAAGACTTTGATAAAGCTGTCGCGATTGCCAAATCGCTGCACATCAAAGTGGAAAAGAGCTGGGGTCTGGGCCGCGTGGTGACCGAGATCTTCGAGGAAACCGCAGAAGCACATCTGATTCAGCCAACCTTCATTACCGAATACCCGGCTGAAGTGTCACCACTGGCACGTCGTAACGACGAGAACCCGGAAATCACTGACCGCTTTGAGTTCTTCATCGGCGGCCGTGAAATCGGTAACGGCTTCTCCGAGCTGAACGATGCAGAAGATCAGGCTGAGCGTTTCCTTCAGCAGGTGAATGCAAAAGACGCGGGCGATGACGAAGCGATGTTCTACGACGAAGACTACGTCACCGCACTGGAACACGGCCTGCCGCCAACTGCAGGTCTGGGCATCGGTATCGACCGTATGGTAATGCTGTTCACCAACAGCCACACCATCCGTGACGTGATCCTGTTCCCTGCACTGCGTCCAAGCAGTAAATAA
- a CDS encoding fimbrial protein, with product MRKSLFVLTPIVLMMAASTTAQAAASGKIDIIGNVSHGTCDVKMSQPSLNLGNYSASDFPATGKTAVTGSERTFSVSLENCTLSTTAPEAGVAGLIVTGPTLPLDADVFNANDTATTGVQLKAGANIISAYDKVGMVEFLGAAGGGKDANVGDINGQTQVFTAALVANTGTAANITGGMVSAPIMFMYDYN from the coding sequence ATGCGTAAGTCTTTATTTGTTCTGACGCCCATTGTTTTGATGATGGCCGCGTCTACGACCGCTCAGGCTGCTGCCAGCGGGAAAATCGATATTATCGGTAACGTTTCTCACGGCACCTGTGATGTCAAAATGAGCCAACCCTCCCTGAACCTGGGTAACTACTCCGCGAGTGATTTTCCTGCAACGGGTAAAACAGCAGTGACCGGCAGTGAACGCACTTTCAGCGTGAGTCTGGAGAATTGCACCCTGAGCACGACCGCCCCCGAAGCTGGCGTGGCGGGTCTAATTGTCACGGGCCCAACCCTGCCGCTGGATGCGGATGTCTTTAACGCCAACGATACCGCCACCACGGGTGTGCAATTGAAAGCCGGGGCAAACATTATTTCAGCCTACGACAAAGTGGGTATGGTGGAGTTCTTAGGCGCTGCGGGTGGTGGTAAAGATGCCAACGTCGGGGATATTAATGGTCAGACGCAGGTCTTCACCGCCGCGCTGGTCGCTAACACCGGTACGGCTGCAAATATCACTGGTGGCATGGTTTCAGCGCCAATTATGTTTATGTACGATTACAACTAA
- a CDS encoding fimbrial biogenesis chaperone, translated as MSRFLLPLSISLVMLINPQISQAAGFGINSTRLIYPEGANSITATLRNRGDANVYLVQSSVSRLSASTQAAPFDVTPPLFRMEAESKHQVRIRFRGAELPTDRESVFYFRTTAIPASLSKEDDESQRLIKGDTRFGVGKSIKLFYRPKNLADDALSAQRNLKIEANGSGLIISNPSPYYVSFLDIRVAGKRLSLDDAEEKMLPPFGSHTWPVRNAKGKVEWVSIDDHGGYHAFSQTLP; from the coding sequence ATGTCTCGTTTCCTGCTCCCGCTTTCAATTTCGCTGGTTATGCTTATTAATCCGCAAATTAGCCAGGCGGCGGGCTTTGGTATTAATTCTACCCGACTTATTTATCCTGAAGGTGCGAACAGTATTACCGCTACGCTACGCAATCGCGGTGACGCCAATGTCTATCTGGTGCAATCCTCTGTAAGCCGCCTCAGTGCATCAACTCAAGCTGCACCTTTTGATGTCACCCCGCCGTTATTTCGGATGGAAGCTGAGAGCAAGCATCAGGTACGTATTCGTTTTCGTGGGGCTGAATTGCCCACCGATCGGGAATCTGTATTTTATTTCCGTACCACTGCGATTCCAGCCTCACTAAGCAAAGAAGATGATGAAAGCCAGCGTCTGATTAAAGGGGATACACGCTTTGGCGTGGGTAAAAGCATCAAGCTTTTTTACCGACCGAAAAACCTCGCGGACGACGCTTTATCGGCTCAGCGCAATCTCAAAATTGAAGCTAATGGAAGCGGGTTGATAATCAGTAACCCTTCGCCTTATTACGTCAGTTTTCTCGATATTCGGGTGGCAGGTAAACGCCTGTCTCTGGATGACGCCGAAGAAAAAATGCTGCCACCCTTCGGTAGCCATACCTGGCCTGTCAGAAATGCCAAAGGCAAAGTGGAGTGGGTCAGCATTGACGATCACGGAGGCTACCATGCCTTTAGTCAAACACTGCCGTAA
- a CDS encoding amino acid ABC transporter permease, whose amino-acid sequence MDWQAILTSLPSLGDGMIATLKLCLIAAFCSLVWGGLMALLLMRASPFWLRLLNLYSGLTLALPLLVVIYLLYFVLPEYDITLSSPVVGVLALTLYYAPYIAQVIRSAIEALPKGQWEACRVLGLSRSEQLRDVVLPQTLPQMLSPLVGLMIGLIKDSALLSIVSVQEFMYAAKQAISDTYAPLEIYLTVALCYWLLNSLIDWLARGLESRMTRYRRGMQH is encoded by the coding sequence ATGGATTGGCAAGCCATTCTGACTTCCTTGCCTTCACTCGGTGACGGCATGATCGCCACGTTGAAGTTGTGCCTCATCGCCGCCTTTTGTTCTTTGGTATGGGGCGGGCTGATGGCGTTACTGCTGATGCGCGCTTCGCCGTTCTGGTTGCGCTTGCTCAACCTCTACAGCGGGTTAACGCTCGCACTGCCGCTGCTGGTGGTGATCTATCTGCTCTATTTTGTGCTGCCGGAGTACGACATCACGTTGTCATCGCCGGTGGTGGGCGTACTGGCCCTGACGCTCTATTACGCGCCCTACATCGCGCAGGTTATCCGCTCGGCCATCGAGGCGTTGCCGAAAGGGCAGTGGGAAGCGTGTCGCGTGCTGGGCCTGAGCCGCAGCGAGCAGTTACGCGATGTGGTGCTGCCGCAAACCCTGCCGCAGATGTTGTCGCCGCTGGTCGGGCTGATGATTGGGTTGATTAAAGACTCTGCGCTGCTGTCGATTGTCTCGGTGCAGGAGTTTATGTACGCCGCTAAACAGGCGATTTCGGATACCTACGCGCCGCTGGAGATCTATCTCACCGTGGCACTCTGTTACTGGCTGCTCAACAGTCTGATCGACTGGCTGGCACGCGGCCTTGAATCTCGCATGACGCGCTATCGTCGCGGCATGCAGCATTAA
- a CDS encoding transporter substrate-binding domain-containing protein: protein MKKTALLIAALLSVGTMAQAQADTLSDIKSSGKITVGIDPTFPPYEYTNDSGEITGYSVAIMQSFAKDLGVKLEFQKTAFSGILPGLISGSFNAEGSSLNITAERAKKVLFTVPYSKTVNGVLVRESEASTFSGKTLSPESLSGLRGAVKTASVPEQLLKGFNEQLKKEGKKPITIINVDSLDQTVSTLMTKRADFVYDDISVLAPVAKKYAGKVAQVGEVGPSQWMGWATRKEDGSLNKAISDHILAMQKDGELTKLQQQYLGTTFTVPASDFIPQE, encoded by the coding sequence ATGAAAAAAACAGCACTGCTGATCGCCGCACTTCTCTCCGTTGGCACCATGGCGCAGGCGCAAGCCGACACCCTGAGTGACATCAAAAGCAGCGGCAAAATCACCGTTGGCATCGATCCAACCTTTCCTCCATACGAATACACCAATGATTCAGGTGAGATCACCGGCTACAGCGTGGCGATCATGCAATCCTTCGCCAAAGATCTCGGTGTGAAACTGGAGTTTCAGAAAACCGCCTTCAGCGGCATTTTGCCGGGCCTGATTTCTGGCTCGTTCAACGCTGAAGGCTCTTCCCTTAACATCACCGCTGAGCGTGCGAAAAAAGTGCTGTTCACCGTGCCTTACAGCAAAACCGTCAACGGTGTGCTGGTGCGCGAAAGTGAAGCCAGCACCTTCAGCGGCAAAACTCTCAGCCCGGAAAGCCTGTCAGGCCTGCGTGGTGCAGTGAAAACCGCCAGCGTGCCCGAGCAGTTGCTGAAAGGCTTTAACGAGCAGCTGAAAAAAGAGGGTAAAAAACCCATCACCATCATCAACGTGGATTCGCTGGATCAGACCGTCAGCACCCTGATGACCAAACGCGCGGACTTCGTTTATGACGACATCTCGGTACTGGCGCCGGTGGCGAAAAAATACGCCGGTAAAGTGGCGCAGGTCGGCGAAGTCGGTCCTTCACAATGGATGGGTTGGGCAACACGTAAAGAAGACGGCAGCCTGAATAAAGCCATCAGCGACCATATTCTGGCGATGCAGAAGGATGGCGAGCTGACCAAACTGCAGCAGCAGTATCTCGGCACCACCTTTACCGTGCCCGCCAGCGATTTCATTCCTCAGGAGTAA
- a CDS encoding MurR/RpiR family transcriptional regulator: MSAKAATLEGRIQQHWDQLSSHEQRLADVLLAAPGQLAMNTATELAQSAGVSKATTTRFFRHLGYESYEAARRQARDMQSSGSPLYLQAVPTASPLASIMQQHLEKEIANLVNSYRTLDSEQLQQAVSAIAQSRRVVVMGWRHSQTIAQLIYRDLVHIHPDVRLLPRPGDSLAEHLAALNQQDVVICVGLRRRMPALEAAMNALAERAVPMLYIADVLSGKPARHAQWVVRCHTDSSLMFDSTAALSGVCNLLCSLVARQMGKTSNDYLAQVEALHQSLDELE; encoded by the coding sequence ATGAGTGCAAAAGCGGCAACGTTAGAGGGCCGGATACAACAGCACTGGGATCAACTCTCCAGCCATGAGCAGCGGCTGGCCGACGTGCTGCTGGCGGCACCTGGCCAGCTGGCGATGAACACCGCTACCGAACTGGCACAGAGTGCCGGCGTTTCCAAAGCCACCACCACGCGTTTTTTCCGTCATCTCGGTTACGAAAGCTATGAAGCCGCGCGTCGTCAGGCGCGTGACATGCAGAGCAGCGGCTCACCGCTCTATCTGCAAGCTGTGCCGACCGCATCACCGCTCGCCAGCATCATGCAGCAGCACCTGGAAAAAGAGATCGCCAACCTGGTCAACAGCTATCGCACGCTGGACAGTGAACAGCTGCAACAGGCGGTGAGCGCCATTGCGCAGTCACGCCGCGTGGTGGTGATGGGCTGGCGTCACAGTCAGACCATTGCACAGCTGATTTACCGCGATCTGGTGCATATCCATCCCGATGTGCGTCTGTTGCCGCGTCCCGGCGATTCGCTGGCGGAGCATCTCGCCGCCCTGAATCAGCAGGATGTGGTGATCTGTGTTGGCCTGCGTCGGCGTATGCCTGCGCTGGAAGCGGCAATGAACGCGCTGGCAGAACGCGCCGTGCCGATGCTGTATATCGCCGACGTGCTTTCCGGTAAACCGGCGCGCCACGCGCAATGGGTAGTGCGCTGCCACACCGACAGTAGTCTGATGTTCGACAGCACCGCCGCGCTCTCAGGTGTCTGCAATCTGCTCTGTTCATTGGTGGCCCGACAAATGGGCAAAACCAGTAACGATTACCTCGCGCAGGTTGAAGCGTTGCACCAGTCCCTCGACGAACTCGAATAA
- a CDS encoding amino acid ABC transporter permease: MGLDQQVVAALPELGHGLLMTLLLTVLASLVSVVMGQLGCFLQLRRAWIWRAIGRLYVSLMRGTPAIVQLFVVFFTLPRLGLGGQPMLAAVIAIGLNSGAYVAEILRVNRSLVTRGQLEAARTLGLSRFLTWWYVINPQVMRASLPMLVNEFTILLKTTPLASVVALTELTYAGQIVIARTYEATQVLLLVAAGYLLIAMPLIAAARRLEAKRRIA; this comes from the coding sequence ATGGGGCTGGATCAACAGGTAGTGGCCGCGCTGCCAGAACTCGGACATGGCCTGCTGATGACGCTGCTACTGACCGTGCTGGCGTCGTTGGTTAGCGTGGTGATGGGGCAGCTTGGTTGCTTCCTGCAACTGCGTCGCGCCTGGATCTGGCGCGCCATCGGTCGGCTGTACGTCAGCCTGATGCGCGGTACACCGGCCATCGTGCAACTGTTCGTGGTGTTTTTCACCCTGCCGCGTTTGGGGCTCGGGGGTCAGCCGATGCTGGCCGCCGTGATCGCCATCGGCCTCAACAGCGGCGCCTATGTGGCGGAGATTTTGCGCGTGAACCGTTCGCTGGTCACGCGCGGGCAACTCGAAGCGGCGCGGACCTTAGGTCTGAGCCGTTTCCTGACCTGGTGGTATGTGATTAACCCGCAGGTCATGCGCGCCAGTCTGCCGATGCTGGTCAACGAGTTCACCATTCTGCTGAAAACCACGCCGCTGGCATCGGTGGTGGCACTGACCGAGTTGACTTACGCCGGGCAGATTGTGATTGCGCGCACCTATGAAGCCACTCAGGTGCTGTTGTTAGTGGCGGCGGGATATCTGTTGATTGCCATGCCGTTGATTGCCGCCGCACGACGTCTGGAAGCCAAACGGAGGATCGCCTGA